One Cardiocondyla obscurior isolate alpha-2009 linkage group LG11, Cobs3.1, whole genome shotgun sequence DNA segment encodes these proteins:
- the LOC139106680 gene encoding uncharacterized protein: MKTLLARQLFVQRSITRALDNVRKLGKANFTAAKLRSRLDTLHENWTQFQEGHLRLLEGTTEVEREEIDYFRDQNFEVTEEVYQSTKDTLSEWLEGVEPPPTSQSLMQSTCSQADATSLALTHMPPISLPPFDGNISEWEQFRDRFAALVIKNTALSDFARMHYLASSVTGSAFSCISDLSITADNFQVAWAALAKRFDSRKRLVKHHFDTLFGLSALQRESATDLQILCDKVEMAVSALRMLDRSSKSLWSDFLVQLLTRNLDPASRKAWNLRNCDADDLPNYKELIEFLHNRCHALEEAKTVAVVKPERSVRSTRVHVANAAATSYACPLCKAKHFLSACPRFLAQRTRARLDTVKRLKRCTNCLAPSHTLADCRSAHTCRTCQNRHHTLLHADAETPNDTAFPPSTSASISATSGAPSASVHHSALNVSVCQTPGSVLLATARVTVTSDLGRAVTIRALLDQGSEATFISESVAQILRAKRRRCPIAISAIGGASVGHVRQAIFVKISSPLRSDAGYGATALILDSLTAYAPKRAVPLGSLSYLTGLTLADPNPTQSGPIHLIIGADLYGDLLREGLRKGQTGQPIAQNTALGWVLSGPLRATDDRLPSPQLLAHHCTPLLDLDASLRQFWEVEEIPAIQNLNPRDAQCEDHFLTTHSRDSDGRYIVRLPFISPIPRALGDSRPIAARQLGHLLRRMKSRPELQSEYAQFLQDYEEMRHMRRVLPASDSSRRVYIPHHPVVKTDSATTKLRVVFNASSATTTGVSLNDILHSGPKLQTELPAILLQWRQFRFVYTADIAKMFRQIKVDERDVDSQCILWQPEATGSLQEYQLLTVTYGMTCAPYLALRVLRQLADDDGPRYPLAVPILRRQIYVDDVLFGDHEIAPLKHRRDQLISLLRCGQFTLRKWASNSSQLLDDIDPRDHGLACDKFLAQDTSVKVLGMVWTPSSDAFHFRVSLASTAPNTKRSVLSFIARLYDPLGLVTPVTVAVKILMQALWRLNSEWDAPLPDPIYSQWSALHSQFSCLEQLRLPRWTGSSPGCSAELHGFADASNSAYAASVYLRLPRPDGTGFVTLLAGKSKVAPIKSLTIPRLELSASLLLARLITFVRATLELGAVPCTCWADSTIVLQWIRSQPPRKDVFVANRVAKIQEHLSDAVWRHVPTLDNPADCASRGIAGLELLNHPLWWRGPPWLVSNPDLWPSEPASLRAETPDAELLTALHVAEPPPPWDLAERFGSWNRLIRVTAYLQRFIDCCRHKTRNEPGNGPLGTALSATELSSARLFWLRRIQRDLFASDIHAVQSKGKVASRSPLAAFNPFLDRDDLLRVGGRLRHAPLSYDVRHPILLSSHHLVRLLIQQTHLRVLHGGLQLTLSTLRQAYWILRARSLVKAVIHSCVACVRERATVPSQLMGNLPAERVTPPPRPFTWCGLDYGGPVRVRPSAGRGIKARKAYIALFVCLSTRAVHLELVSDYGSSAFLAAFTRFCSRRGLPQSVFSDNGTNFVGADRELSVAFREALRDPDFLNYTAQDKVSWHFIPPSAPHFGGLWEAGIKSVKYHLHRIVGAHTLTAEEFSTLLCQVEACLNSRPLAPLSDTYDDYQALTPSHFLVGSILTTPPEPSLLHLEENRLSRWQLVRQMSERFWRLWATDYVNTLQQRSKWRKVHSDIEVGRLVLLRSPSLPPCKWELGRIIQVHPGADGLTRVVTIRTASSTLRRPIAKLCILPVKGNESSSEI, from the coding sequence ATGAAGACCTTGCTTGCGAGGCAGCTGTTTGTTCAGCGATCGATCACGCGTGCGTTGGACAACGTACGTAAGCTGGGGAAGGCAAATTTCACCGCGGCGAAGCTGAGGAGCCGGCTTGACACGCTGCACGAGAACTGGACTCAATTCCAGGAGGGACATCTCCGTCTCTTGGAGGGCACTACCGAGGTGGAACGCGAGGAGATCGACTACTTCCGGGATCAAAACTTCGAGGTAACGGAGGAGGTCTACCAGTCCACGAAGGATACGTTGAGTGAGTGGCTTGAGGGGGTGGAACCACCTCCCACGTCTCAATCCCTGATGCAATCGACTTGCAGCCAGGCCGACGCGACGAGCTTGGCGCTCACTCATATGCCTCCTATTAGCTTGCCACCGTTTGACGGTAATATTTCTGAATGGGAGCAATTTCGCGATCGGTTTGCGGCGCTCGTTATCAAAAATACTGCTCTTTCCGATTTCGCTCGTATGCATTACTTGGCTTCCTCAGTTACCGGTTCGGCGTTCAGTTGTATATCCGATCTTTCTATTACGGCCGATAATTTCCAGGTCGCTTGGGCTGCGCTCGCCAAGCGATTCGATAGTCGGAAGCGGCTCGTGAAACATCACTTTGACACGTTGTTCGGGTTATCGGCGTTGCAGCGGGAATCCGCGACTGATCTTCAGATCTTGTGTGACAAGGTTGAAATGGCGGTTTCAGCCTTACGTATGTTGGATCGGTCATCCAAGTCATTGTGGAGTGATTTCCTAGTACAATTATTAACGCGCAATTTGGACCCCGCTTCGCGGAAGGCGTGGAATCTCAGGAACTGCGACGCTGACGACCTTCCTAATTATAAGGAGTTGATTGAATTTTTGCATAATCGTTGTCATGCGTTGGAGGAAGCCAAGACTGTTGCCGTCGTAAAGCCGGAGCGTTCCGTGCGATCGACCCGCGTGCATGTTGCCAACGCCGCCGCGACTTCTTACGCCTGTCCGCTCTGCAAAGCGAAGCATTTTTTGAGTGCGTGTCCTCGGTTTCTCGCGCAGCGGACTAGGGCTCGGTTGGATACTGTCAAACGTCTAAAACGATGTACCAATTGTCTCGCGCCGTCGCATACATTGGCTGATTGCCGCAGCGCGCATACGTGTCGTACTTGTCAAAATCGGCATCATACATTGTTGCATGCGGACGCGGAAACGCCGAACGATACTGCGTTTCCTCCGAGTACCTCCGCTTCCATTTCCGCGACGTCTGGTGCGCCGTCGGCTTCCGTGCACCACAGCGCTTTGAATGTATCCGTGTGTCAAACACCCGGCAGCGTACTCCTCGCTACGGCGCGAGTTACCGTGACGTCGGATTTGGGTCGCGCGGTTACCATTCGTGCTCTGCTCGATCAGGGCTCCGAGGCTACGTTTATTTCGGAGTCGGTAGCGCAAATTCTTAGAGCAAAGCGTCGACGATGCCCCATTGCTATATCCGCTATCGGCGGCGCTTCAGTTGGCCACGTACGGCAGGCCATCTTCGTCAAGATTTCTTCCCCGCTTCGGAGCGACGCGGGATATGGTGCGACGGCGCTCATACTTGATTCGCTCACGGCTTACGCTCCTAAACGTGCAGTCCCATTGGGCAGTCTGTCTTATTTAACGGGTCTCACATTGGCAGATCCCAATCCGACACAATCGGGTCCCATTCATTTGATTATTGGAGCGGATTTGTACGGCGACCTGTTACGAGAGGGTCTTCGGAAAGGGCAAACCGGACAGCCTATAGCGCAAAACACGGCCTTAGGCTGGGTATTATCGGGTCCATTGCGTGCAACTGACGACCGGCTGCCCTCCCCTCAGTTGCTTGCCCATCATTGCACGCCGCTTCTCGATCTCGATGCGTCTCTCCGCCAATTTTGGGAGGTCGAGGAAATACCCGCCATTCAGAACCTAAACCCTAGGGACGCGCAATGCGAGGATCATTTCCTCACCACGCACTCACGCGATAGCGACGGTCGCTACATTGTACGCCTGCCGTTCATTTCTCCGATTCCGCGCGCGCTCGGGGATTCGCGCCCTATAGCAGCAAGGCAACTTGGCCACTTGCTGCGCCGTATGAAAAGTCGCCCGGAATTACAATCCGAATACGCGCAGTTTCTCCAGGACTATGAGGAGATGCGGCATATGCGTCGGGTTCTACCCGCTTCCGATTCTTCGCGTCGCGTATATATTCCGCATCATCCCGTCGTTAAAACTGATAGCGCTACTACCAAACTTCGCGTCGTGTTCAATGCTTCGAGTGCCACCACGACTGGAGTGTCGCTCAACGACATTTTGCATTCCGGGCCAAAATTGCAGACGGAACTTCCGGCAATTCTCTTGCAGTGGCGACAATTCCGTTTCGTCTACACCGCCGATATCGCGAAAATGTTCCGACAGATAAAAGTAGATGAACGCGACGTTGATTCCCAATGTATATTGTGGCAACCGGAAGCCACGGGGTCTCTGCAGGAGTATCAACTCCTCACGGTCACGTACGGCATGACTTGTGCTCCATACTTAGCGCTGCGCGTACTACGACAGTTGGCGGACGACGATGGGCCACGGTACCCTCTCGCGGTTCCCATTCTACGCCGACAGATCTACGTCGACGACGTCTTGTTCGGCGATCACGAAATTGCGCCGTTGAAACATAGACGCGATCAGCTCATCTCGCTGTTGCGGTGCGGGCAGTTTACCCTGCGCAAGTGGGCGAGCAATTCTTCGCAACTGCTGGACGATATTGATCCCCGCGACCACGGGCTCGCGTGTGACAAATTCCTCGCACAGGATACATCGGTTAAAGTCCTTGGCATGGTGTGGACCCCATCTTCGGACGCGTTTCACTTTCGGGTTAGCCTCGCATCTACGGCTCCGAATACCAAACGTTCCGtactttcttttattgcaCGGTTGTATGACCCGCTCGGTTTGGTGACGCCGGTCACAGTCGCCGTCAAGATTCTCATGCAGGCCCTTTGGCGCCTCAACTCTGAATGGGACGCTCCGCTTCCTGACCCCATTTATTCACAATGGAGTGCTCTCCATTCTCAATTCAGTTGTTTAGAACAGCTGCGGCTGCCGCGCTGGACGGGCTCTTCTCCTGGTTGTTCTGCCGAACTACACGGCTTCGCGGATGCGTCAAATAGCGCATATGCTGCATCCGTGTACCTGCGGCTACCACGTCCCGACGGTACGGGCTTCGTTACGCTCCTCGCCGGAAAATCTAAAGTCGCTCCCATCAAGTCTCTTACGATACCGCGGTTAGAGCTCTCGGCTTCTTTGCTACTGGCACGTCTCATCACTTTCGTTCGCGCGACCCTCGAGCTCGGGGCAGTTCCGTGTACGTGTTGGGCCGATTCGACCATCGTCCTCCAATGGATTCGTTCTCAGCCGCCACGCAAGGACGTCTTCGTGGCGAACCGTGTTGCGAAAATTCAGGAACATCTTTCTGACGCGGTTTGGCGTCACGTGCCTACATTGGACAACCCTGCGGATTGCGCGTCGCGCGGTATTGCGGGCTTAGAATTGCTTAACCATCCCTTGTGGTGGCGGGGCCCACCTTGGCTTGTCTCCAATCCCGACTTATGGCCTAGCGAGCCGGCGTCCCTTCGCGCGGAGACTCCGGACGCGGAGCTGTTGACTGCTCTTCACGTTGCCGAGCCGCCTCCTCCGTGGGACCTTGCAGAGCGTTTTGGTTCCTGGAATCGGCTAATTCGCGTGACCGCCTATCTCCAACGATTTATTGATTGCTGTCGTCATAAAACCCGTAACGAGCCGGGGAATGGGCCTTTGGGTACCGCTTTATCTGCCACGGAACTTTCGAGTGCCAGACTGTTCTGGCTTCGCCGCATTCAGCGGGACTTATTTGCCTCAGATATTCATGCAGTGCAATCCAAGGGAAAGGTTGCCTCCCGTAGCCCTCTCGCTGCCTTTAATCCATTCCTAGATCGCGACGACCTGCTTCGCGTGGGCGGCCGTTTGAGACATGCGCCGCTGTCTTACGATGTACGACATCCGATCCTGTTGTCGTCACATCATCTCGTTCGTCTCTTAATTCAGCAAACTCATTTGCGCGTTTTACACGGGGGCTTGCAGCTCACGCTCAGCACCCTCAGACAAGCCTACTGGATTTTACGCGCCCGGTCCTTGGTCAAGGCCGTCATTCATTCTTGCGTCGCTTGTgtacgcgagcgcgcgacTGTACCTTCCCAGCTCATGGGAAACCTACCCGCGGAGCGGGTGACTCCACCACCGAGGCCGTTCACGTGGTGCGGTCTCGACTACGGTGGCCCGGTGCGGGTGCGTCCCTCAGCCGGCCGTGGCATTAAAGCCCGTAAGGCCTATATAGCTCTGTTTGTGTGCTTGTCGACTCGGGCTGTTCACTTGGAATTGGTTAGCGACTATGGTTCCTCGGCGTTCCTGGCGGCCTTTACCCGTTTCTGTTCGCGACGCGGACTCCCACAATCTGTCTTTTCTGACAATGGTACCAACTTCGTCGGTGCCGATCGAGAGCTTTCGGTCGCATTTAGAGAGGCTCTTCGTGATCCCGATTTTCTAAACTATACGGCCCAGGACAAAGTGTCCTGGCATTTTATTCCCCCCTCCGCACCACATTTTGGGGGGCTGTGGGAAGCCGGAATTAAGAGTGTGAAATATCATTTACACCGCATTGTTGGCGCTCATACGCTCACTGCGGAAGAATTTTCCACATTGTTATGTCAAGTTGAGGCGTGTCTCAACTCTCGTCCTCTCGCGCCTCTCTCCGACACTTATGATGATTATCAGGCTTTGACTCCGAGTCATTTTCTAGTCGGATCAATCCTTACGACTCCACCCGAACCCTCCCTACTTCATTTAGAGGAAAACCGTCTTTCACGATGGCAACTTGTCCGACAAATGTCGGAAAGATTCTGGCGTCTTTGGGCCACCGACTATGTCAACACGTTGCAGCAGCGATCCAAGTGGAGAAAGGTGCATAGCGATATTGAGGTGGGCCGTTTGGTGCTGCTGCGCAGCCCCTCTCTTCCCCCCTGCAAGTGGGAGCTCGGACGGATCATTCAGGTTCATCCCGGGGCCGATGGCCTGACCCGTGTTGTCACAATCCGAACGGCCTCGTCCACCTTACGGCGCCCTATTGCCAAACTTTGTATTTTACCTGTTAAAGGCAACGAGTCTTCCTCAGAAATTTAG